CCGGCATTGCTACGTTGCGCGACGGCCTGACCAAGATGCACCGTGTTCCAGTAGATGATGATGGCGGCAAGCAGGTTGAGGGCGGCGAGGCGATAGTGCTGGCCCTCAGTCGTTCGGTCGCGGATTTCGCCTTGCCGGCCGATGCGCAAGGCATTCTTGAGCGCGTGATGCGCCTCGCCCTTGTTGAGGCCGATACGAGCCCGCCGCTGCATGTCGGCATCGAGGATCCATTCTATGATGAAGAGCGTACGCTCAATGCGGCCAACCTCACGAAGGGCGAGCGCGAGATCGTGCTGGCGCGGATAGGATGCGAATTTTCGCAGCAACTGACTCGGCGGCATGATGCCGGCGACCATGGTCGCGGCGCTGCGCAGGATGTCGGGCCAGTTCGAGACGATCAAGTCTTCCCTGACCCTGCCGCCGACCAGGCCGCGCAACTCGCTCGGTGTCCCGGCGGGGTTGAACACATAAAGGCGCTTCGATGGCAAATCCCGGATATGGGGGATGAAGCGGTAGCCGAGGATCGAGGCGGTGGCGAAGACATGATCGGTGAAGCCGCCGGTATCGGCATATTGCTCCCATGCGCGTTGGCCGGCCTCGTTCATGAGCAGTCCGTCGAGAATGTAAGGTGCCTCGCTGACGGTTGCCGGAATGAGCTGGGTTGCGAAAGGGGCAAACTGATCTGACAGGTGCGTATAGGCTTTCAGGCCGGGATCGTTGCCGTATTTGGCGTTGACGAGATTCATCGCCTCGCCCTGTCGGGCGGTCGGGAAGAACTGACCGTCGCTGGAAGCCGAAGTGCCCATTCCCCAGAATTGGGCCATGGGCAAACGCCCCTGGGCCGCGACGACCATGGCGAGAGCCTGGTCGATGGCGTCGCTGTCGACATGCCAGCGCGACAGGCGCGACAATTGCCAGTAGTCATGGGTATTTGAAGCCTCGGCCATCTTTCTCAGTCCGAAGTTGAGGCCTTCGGCAAGCATCACATTCAGCAAACCGATTTTGTCCTGACAGGGTGCGCCGGTGCGAAGATGGGTGAAGGCATCGGCAAACCCCGTCGCCGCTTCAACATCCAGTAGAATGTCGGTTATGCGCACCTCCGGCATACGCCGGTAAAGATCGAGGATCAGCTCGTCGGCATCCTTGGGCGCCACTGCTGTCAGGCGTTCCATGTGCAGGACACCGTCCTCGATGCTGCCGAGCGGAAGGGTCCCGGTTCGGGCAGCTTTCGCCAGGCGTTTCAGCCCGTCCGACATTCTGGCCTTGCGATCGGCAAGCCACGCCTCGGCTTCGAATGGAACCGCCAATCTTGCCGTGGCCTGGGCGGCCGCCATCGGCACCAGTGCCTGTTTGAGATCGGCATAGCGGCGTGAGTGCGCAAGCCAGACATCGCCGGAGCGGAATGCGTCGCGCAAGTGAAACAGGACCGCCACCTCCCACAAACGATTGTCGCCTTCGTCTTGCGTTTTGAGATGCCGGTTCCATTTGGAGGTCGATCGCAAAAAAGCTGTAGGCAGTGACGGTGGATCGCATTTTCCCCTGACCAGGGCAATCGCCTCCATGAGCGGCGTGGCCACGGCGGCCGCCTTGATATCCAGCCTGCGCAGCATACGCGGCGCATAACGCCGGAAGCGATGAAAACCTTGCGTGACATGGGCCAGCGGATCGGCGGCAAGTGTATCGGTGAGTTGCGAGGCAGTGGCGACCAGTTTCTCCAGTTCCGTCCAGCCTGGTGATGTGGCGATCGCCGCTTCCAGGGAGGTGCCGTCGTCTCGCGCTTCGAGCATCACCATGCCGAGACCGGAAAAGGCCCGCAAGGTATCGGTTACGGCGGTCCTGGCATCTGCGGCTCGTCCGTCGCAGAGCCGTTTGGCTTCCTGCCAGGTTTTGCCGACGATTCGATCATGGGTTTCGACAATGGCATCGGCGGTCGCGGCGGCCCATTCCACCGCGCAGACAGCGAGTGTAGCCAGACGCCTGTCTGTGCCAATATCGCGCAAACCATCGGTGAAATACCGCTCACCCTGTCGGCGGAGCCGAGCAACCCGGTGTGGCGGAACACCGGCCAGCACCTGTGGGTCGAGAGCGAGGTTTTGCAGGAATTCGAGCCTGTCGAGCAAACGATTGGCCATGGCCGAATTGTCGCCGGTCTCGATTTTGCGCAACCAGATGAAGCGGCTGATGTTGCCCTCGACCATTTCCGTCAGCAGCGCGTTGAGCTGGTCACGCATGGGTTGATCAAGACGCTCGGCAATCCTCATCTCGATCCGGCGCTCGGCTTCCACCAGAGCATCGGCGCACAACCGCTCGATCGTCGTGATTGCCGGAAGAATGATCTGGGTTTGGCGGCATCGTTCGACAAACCGGCGCACGAGGTCCTCGTTTGAACGCGCGTCTTCGGCTTGAGTGGCAAGCCAGTCCCGCAGTTCCTGGGCGCCACGACCGGCAAAGCTCCTGTAGCTGTAGATCGTACGCAACGCGGCCAGATGCTCATGGCGTGTTTCCTCCCGCGCCGCGTATTCGGCCAGGTCCCCGACGCTCAGCCCAAGCTGCGCTGCCAGAAACCGGGACAGCTCTTGCGGGATAAGCTCTCCAGGGGACAGCAGCCGACCGGGATAGCGCAGGGCACACAGTTGCAGGGCAAAG
This genomic interval from Mesorhizobium sp. J428 contains the following:
- a CDS encoding Tn3 family transposase, whose protein sequence is MPRRQILTERQRSALFDLPTDEASLLRHYILSDDDLTHIRERRRARNRFGFALQLCALRYPGRLLSPGELIPQELSRFLAAQLGLSVGDLAEYAAREETRHEHLAALRTIYSYRSFAGRGAQELRDWLATQAEDARSNEDLVRRFVERCRQTQIILPAITTIERLCADALVEAERRIEMRIAERLDQPMRDQLNALLTEMVEGNISRFIWLRKIETGDNSAMANRLLDRLEFLQNLALDPQVLAGVPPHRVARLRRQGERYFTDGLRDIGTDRRLATLAVCAVEWAAATADAIVETHDRIVGKTWQEAKRLCDGRAADARTAVTDTLRAFSGLGMVMLEARDDGTSLEAAIATSPGWTELEKLVATASQLTDTLAADPLAHVTQGFHRFRRYAPRMLRRLDIKAAAVATPLMEAIALVRGKCDPPSLPTAFLRSTSKWNRHLKTQDEGDNRLWEVAVLFHLRDAFRSGDVWLAHSRRYADLKQALVPMAAAQATARLAVPFEAEAWLADRKARMSDGLKRLAKAARTGTLPLGSIEDGVLHMERLTAVAPKDADELILDLYRRMPEVRITDILLDVEAATGFADAFTHLRTGAPCQDKIGLLNVMLAEGLNFGLRKMAEASNTHDYWQLSRLSRWHVDSDAIDQALAMVVAAQGRLPMAQFWGMGTSASSDGQFFPTARQGEAMNLVNAKYGNDPGLKAYTHLSDQFAPFATQLIPATVSEAPYILDGLLMNEAGQRAWEQYADTGGFTDHVFATASILGYRFIPHIRDLPSKRLYVFNPAGTPSELRGLVGGRVREDLIVSNWPDILRSAATMVAGIMPPSQLLRKFASYPRQHDLALALREVGRIERTLFIIEWILDADMQRRARIGLNKGEAHHALKNALRIGRQGEIRDRTTEGQHYRLAALNLLAAIIIYWNTVHLGQAVAQRSNAGLPVPLELLSHISPLGWAHILLTGEYRWPKNGSRQSILGR